A DNA window from Pseudorasbora parva isolate DD20220531a chromosome 5, ASM2467924v1, whole genome shotgun sequence contains the following coding sequences:
- the rpgra gene encoding trichohyalin isoform X5, translated as MSCAGIRTFRPPIECSLITTSKGQKEDELYCFGGGEFGQLGLGTLMFVADAPVAVGHFRKGRVTHVTCGENHSALITDSGLLYTFGDGRYGKLGHGDENFTNQFSPTVCQRLFDHTVMNVACGSSHMLVFARPRQQESEEVCLEDEDVTYSYLDRCYTSMLQGQPLEHIPDPGLARVSKLTFLPSSLPTSHRWSLSTRARRRQRESSSAQFGPEFCNLPPLTTGFTALALTGNILQPRSPADTPKRFRTDAPVESSSTSITLPASTTQFTPITKSKEDCHSGTSENSMSDKTHEQHTQMARNSSIGKEVNVARQSQPTEVQAGYVSHPSMIESPTPSNIKHKKRRSENPKNPAMQDEHFNKADKYSNGQHGDLRGQEVTTLAEMEQETKPSSLKIQKCSPVQKVKQVRTMPTNVQEVKSHQIKEEDIPVRATKSVKSPIKVRNVPSGRMEVNVVESTLHTDPAQKDIKPTLGKGQDARSTLINTQEQGNPTSVKIPAKMQNTTKKGNDKNTVDTEENTGHLKAKKKKKKISDVDRAPAKETAPKTPIPLSVSIPTRMSKAKKRKPVATENSNVQLENDMQVQVKRENDSEKLQNSNISFPPIENRKLGETDEISQSASNLQSEHKNNQSLIDKVLTEQKYQFPTIKSLQPERGHSFYSLWSNNESAISKSSITKETESSSGNLLSQSPQHRQSPLNEMKLDGKPVEPEESDRKPQAEQGIMGSVVSSLPALAIASAAPLLIKAAEVLFETSPGQNNKMSLCASESQDIAGSNILPEQEVDQDSTVQDISAIEEIDDNSTKKQSAQDEQNKIVSDENRNMEEEDVKDSETEGMEETGEEERLAEEEDANEEVEQKEENSVVEDVEECIDNDENSDSAQKGEKNREEEEREEEKIKRVEQKENSAVEDEEEKEGDDEDSDSAQKGEEDSEEEGEEESEGVGQKEDNIAVEDEEEKEGDDEDSDSAQKGEEDGEEEGEEESEGVGQKEENSAVEDEEETENNNNEDSGSAQKGEGDGEEEEGEEEQSEGVGQKEENSVVEDEEERESDDDEDSDSAQKGEEDGEEEEGEEEESEVAGEEEDDSHSELSSKSEGEKSEEGSGDETERDEEKSEGEDEEMEEEDNKDEESGGEDEEEEKESWGEGSEGEVEDEEKTDAEEEQEGGSSNEEKTVVGEQSDSEDENKNMRSDEEEGENEENDRSEEEEEENETEEGEEEQGDEESEEEDEVGNEDEEENQEEETDRDEEERNGDRAKEEEEEEHDKEEVGEEDEEEDEEENNEELKDKKDGVTNSEEKEEESVKGKEERQNEVEAEDKENILETGGDEDREREEGSEQTEEGNEKKEDGEKEGKKDTSDVKFRKQNLDISGEHEVDRGDEDDEVDKLNEMMEENNEEESGSEEEEEEEEEEEEEEEEEEEEEEDTDKEQMKKTDQSVRKQTETSEEEEHEETEEDEEEEAEQKEMNIKTEKIGRKQTETSEEEEQEVEGEEEEEQEAEGEEEEGEGEEEQEAEGEEEGEEEEEEEQEAEGEEEEEEEEETESEKEGEEGEEEEEEEEEEEEEEEEKEKEEEEEEEEEEEEQEAEDEEEGEDEEGEEEDEEGEEEEEVDKTKKVPKQRAKPNVLPAHRQKNAQKTRQRNEQNGKGKKQTDDAQDPQFWSSVLPQYLNLK; from the exons atgtcatgtgcggggATCCGCACTTTCCGACCCCCCATAGAGTGCAGCCTAATCACCACTTCCAAGGGCCAGAAAG AGGATGAGTTATATTGTTTCGGCGGTGGGGAGTTTGGCCAGTTGGGGTTGGGGACGCTAATGTTTGTAGCGGACGCACCTGTTGCTGTCGGCCACTTTAGGAAAGGCAGGGTCACTCATGTCACATGTGGTGAAAACCACAGTGCACTTATAACAG ATAGCGGTCTTCTGTACACATTTGGAGATGGCCGTTATGGGAAGTTAGGCCATGGAGATGAGAACTTCACCAATCAGTTCAGTCCAACTGTGTGTCAGAGGTTGTTTGATCACACTGTCATGAAT GTGGCATGTGGTTCCAGTCACATGCTGGTGTTCGCAAGGCCACGGCAGCAGGAAAGTGAAGAAGTTTGTTTAGAGGATGAAGACGTCACCTACTCTTACCTGGACAGGTGTTATACCTCAATGTTACAGGGACAACCATTAGAACATATTCCAGACCCAGGGCTTGCTCGTGTCTCAAAGCTGACCTTTCTTCCCTCATCTCTTCCAACTTCTCACCGCTGGAGCCTATCAACACGAGCCAGACGGAGACAGAGG GAGAGCTCATCTGCACAGTTTGGTCCAGAATTTTGCAATCTTCCTCCTCTTACTACTGGCTTTACTGCATTAGCTCTGACAGGCAACATCCTACAACCCAGATCTCCAGCAGACACTCCTAAACGCTTCAGAACTGATGCCCCTGTAGAATCTTCTTCAACCTCAATCACACTACCTGCCAGCACAACTCAGT TCACACCGATCACTAAGAGCAAAGAAGACTGCCATAGTGGAACATCTGAAAACAGCATGTCAGACAAG ACACATGAACAGCATACTCAGATGGCAAGAAACTCTTCTATTGGGAAGGAAGTGAATGTTGCTCGACAGTCTCAGCCCACTGAAGTACAGGCTGGATATGTTTCTCATCCATCAATGATAGAATCTCCTACACCAAGCAACATTAAACATAAGAAGCGCAGGTCTGAAAATCCAAAAAACCCTGCTATGCAGgatgaacattttaataaagcagATAAATATAGTAATGGTCAACATGGAGATCTCAGAGGTCAGGAGGTCACTACTCTTGCTGAGATGGAACAAGAGACCAAGCCAAGTTCACTTAAAATTCAAAAATGTTCTCCAGTTCAGAAAGTCAAACAAGTTAGAACAATGCCTACAAACGTCCAAGAGGTGAAATCTCATCAAATCAAAGAGGAGGATATTCCAGTAAGAGCTACAAAAAGCGTCAAGTCTCCAATCAAGGTTCGAAATGTCCCCTCTGGCAGGATGGAAGTTAATGTAGTCGAATCAACACTTCATACAGATCCTGCTCAAAAAGACATCAAGCCAACCCTTGGAAAGGGTCAAGATGCCAGATCAACACTAATCAACACACAAGAACAGGGAAACCCAACATCAGTCAAGATTCCAGCCAAAATGCAAAACACTACAAAGAAAGGAAATGATAAGAACACAGTTGACACAGAAGAAAACACTGGTCATCttaaagcaaagaaaaaaaagaagaagatatCAGATGTGGACAGAGCTCCAGCGAAAGAAACAGCACCAAAAACACCCATCCCTCTATCAGTTTCCATTCCCACACGAATGTCTAAAGCAAAAAAGAGAAAACCTGTGGCGACTGAAAATTCAAACGTCCAGCTTGAAAATGACATGCAAGTTCAAGTCAAAAGGGAAAATGATAGTGAAAAACTTCAGAACTCTAATATATCATTTCCCCCTATAGAGAACAGAAAATTAGGAGAAACCGATGAAATAAGCCAATCCGCTTCCAACTTGCAGTCTGAGCATAAAAATAACCAGTCACTCATTGATAAAGTGCTTACTGAACAGAAATATCAATTCCCGACTATTAAAAGCTTACAACCAGAAAGAGGCCACTCATTTTACAGTTTATGGTCCAATAATGAATCGGCAATCAGTAAATCTTCCATCACAAAAGAAACTGAATCATCATCTGGTAATTTGTTAAGTCAATCTCCGCAACACAGGCAGTCACCactaaatgaaatgaaattagaTGGCAAACCAGTTGAACCAGAAGAGTCAGACAGGAAGCCACAGGCTGAGCAAGGCATTATGGGTAGTGTAGTTTCATCACTACCAGCCTTGGCTATAGCCAGTGCTGCACCACTACTGATAAAAGCTGCTGAAGTTCTTTTTGAAACTTCACCAGGACAAAATAATAAGATGTCCTTGTGTGCATCAGAGTCCCAGGATATAGCAGGAAGCAATATCCTGCCAGAACAGGAAGTGGACCAGGACAGCACAGTACAGGATATATCAGCAATTGAGGAAATAGATGACAACAGCACCAAAAAACAGAGTGCACAAGATGAACAAAACAAGATAGTTTCAGATGAAAACAGAAACATGGAGGAAGAAGATGTGAAGGATAGTGAAACAGAGGGAATGGAAGAAACAGGTGAAGAAGAGAGACTCGCTGAGGAAGAAGATGCAAATGAGGAGGTAGAGCAGAAAGAAGAGAACAGTGTGGTTGAAGATGTAGAAGAATGTATTGATAATGATGAAAACAGTGACAGTGCTCAAAAAGGAGAGAAGAACAGAGAGGAAGAGGAGCGAGAAGAAGAGAAAATCAAGAGGGTTGAGCAGAAAGAAAACAGTGCTGttgaagatgaagaagaaaaagagggTGATGATGAAGACAGTGACAGTGCTCAGAAAGGAGAGGAAGACAGTGAGGAGGAGGGAGAAGAGGAAAGTGAGGGTGTTGGGCAGAAAGAAGACAACATTGCTGttgaagatgaagaagaaaaagagggTGATGATGAAGACAGTGACAGTGCTCAGAAAGGAGAGGAAGACGGTGAGGAGGAGGGAGAAGAGGAAAGTGAGGGTGTTGGGCAGAAAGAAGAGAACAGTGCTGttgaagatgaagaagaaacAGAGAACAATAATAATGAAGACAGTGGAAGTGCTCAGAAAGGAGAAGGGGatggagaggaagaggagggaGAAGAAGAGCAAAGTGAGGGGGTAGGGCAGAAAGAAGAGAACAGTGTTGttgaagatgaagaagaaagAGAGAGCGATGATGATGAAGACAGTGACAGTGCTCAAAAAGGAGAGGAGGACGGTGAGGAAGAGGAGGGAGAAGAAGAGGAAAGTGAGGTCGCaggagaggaagaggatgacAGCCATAGTGAACTGAGCAGTAAAAGTGAGGGAGAGAAGAGTGAAGAAGGAAGTGGAGATGAGACTGAAAGAGATGAAGAGAAGAGTGAGGGTGAGGATGAAGAAATGGAGGAAGAGGACAATAAAGATGAAGAGAGTGGTGGTGAAGATGAGGAAGAAGAGAAGGAGAGCTGGGGTGAAGGGAGTGAAGGAGAGGTGGAAGACGAGGAGAAAACCGACGCAGAGGAGGAGCAGGAAGGAGGGAGCAGTAATGAAGAGAAAACAGTAGTAGGTGAACAATCTGACAGTGaggatgaaaataaaaatatgagatCAGATGAAGAGGAAGGAGAGAATGAGGAAAATGATAGGAgtgaagaagaagaggaagagaaTGAAACAGAGGAAGGAGAGGAAGAACAGGGAGATGAAGAGAGTGAGGAAGAAGATGAGGTAGGAAATGAAGATGAGGAGGAAAATCAAGAAGAAGAGACTGACCGTGATGAGGAGGAAAGAAACGGAGACAGGGcaaaagaggaggaggaagaagagcatgACAAAGAGGAAGTGGGGGAAGAAGACgaggaagaggatgaagaggaaaataatgaaGAACTGAAAGACAAAAAAGATGGAGTCACAAACAGTGAAGAAAAGGAAGAGGAGAGTGTGAAAGGGAAAGAAGAACGGCAGAATGAGGTGGAAGCTGAAGACAAGGAAAACATTTTAGAGACTGGTGGAGATgaagacagagaaagagaggaagGGAGTGAACAGACTGAGGAAGgtaatgaaaaaaaagaagatggTGAGAAAGAAGGGAAAAAGGATACAAGTGATGTGAAATTTAGAAAACAGAATCTGGATATCTCAGGAGAACATGAAGTGGACAGAGGAGATGAAGATGATGAGGTAGACAAGCTGAATGAAATGATGGAAGAAAATAATGAAGAAGAAAGTGGAAgtgaggaagaagaagaagaagaagaagaagaagaagaagaagaagaagaagaagaagaagaagaagaagacacCGACAAGGAACAGATGAAAAAAACAGACCAAAGTGTGAGGAAACAGACAGAAACTAGTGAGGAAGAAGAACATGAAGAGACTGAGGAAGACGAGGAGGAGGAAGCAGAGCAGAAAGAAATGAatataaaaacagagaaaattGGGAGGAAACAGACAGAAACTAGTGAGGAAGAAGAACAGGAAGTAGAAGGTGAAGAGGAAGAAGAACAGGAAGCAGAAGGTGAGGAggaagagggagagggagaagaAGAACAGGAAGCAGAAGGTGAGGAGGAAGgtgaagaggaagaagaagaagaacaggAAGCAGAaggtgaggaggaggaggaagaagaagaagaaacagAAAGTGAGAAGGAAGGTGAAGagggagaagaagaagaagaagaagaagaagaagaagaagaagaagaagaagaaaaagaaaaagaagaagaagaagaagaagaagaagaagaagaagaacaggAAGCAGAAGATGAGGAGGAAGGTGAAGATGAAGAaggagaggaagaggatgaagaaggtgaggaagaggaagaggtaGACAAGACCAAAAAAGTACCAAAACAGAGAGCCAAGCCGAATGTGTTACCTGCACACAGACAGAAAAATGCTCAGAAGACTAGACAAAGAAATGAACAGAATGGTAAAGGGAAAAAGCAAACAGATGATGCTCAGGACCCTCAGTTCTGGAGCAGTGTCCTACCACAGTATCTAAACCTTAAATGA